A DNA window from Setaria viridis chromosome 2, Setaria_viridis_v4.0, whole genome shotgun sequence contains the following coding sequences:
- the LOC117843118 gene encoding ethylene receptor 4, which translates to MAAPCGGGCDGREDGAVEALLQWQKVSDFLIGASYMSIPLLLLHFATCADLAPLRWVLLQFGAFIVLCGLVHLAAVFTYARPDSRRLLLAFTAAKALAALAASAAAVSLPTFIPQLLRLKTREALLRDKARQLDRDVSLVRRRQETAARVVRAITQHVRGGGGSLPHDDALAVLRAAVLELSDALALRSCAVWMPAAASDGSGVLHLVHQLPEEDHRGTTSTSRQAICVSDPDVAAVTASKNAKVLRPGSALGTTSGHGAAAAIRMPMLRASNFVDASLSGSDEQGGGTAVSYAIIVLVLPAPPPTPKNHRNRRPRGGGGGGGRDWSRQELEIVEVVADHLAVALSHAAVLEEWQLTRYKLAQRQRALAQARHDAEVAARARDAAQVAMRDGVLRPMHSVVGLLSLMQAQQQDEALPCAERRLAVGAMARIGALSSTLIDDVMAAVLTPTTPRGGEPASAAGLTLARRPFDLRALVRDAAAVSGCLAHCRGLGFSHRAEMSSLPGECWVVGDERRVFHLLLHMLGVLLDRCECHCHGLCFCVETVTAGEQDPAMSDHRDWIIPNFSGCNMVCVRFRFGIARILRDSLLRSSSPRPHDMIRRKGTGTSSVCSETRLSTATCNKIVHRQMMNGKMWRESPSDFGAQQGGESMSLVLHFQLGYGVASPSTATSPSGGGLYRTGGGFGIPSPSSSTMPPQYHFDGLRVLLADGDDTSREVTRKLLERLGCQVLPVPSAAHCLSLLLGSDAAAGGGTDQPPFEFPYLQLQVVLLDLHTPAAAGAGAAGATEDGFEVACRIRELTSDSFNWLLILVALPLPPRASSIDVRDACQRTGVNGVIPKPITLPALGAQLYRVLHNPQ; encoded by the exons ATGGCGgcgccgtgcggcggcggctgcgacggGCGCGAGGACGGCgcggtggaggcgctgctgcagTGGCAGAAGGTGAGCGACTTCCTCATCGGCGCGTCCTACATGTCCATCCCGCTCCTGCTGCTGCACTTCGCGACGTGCGCCGACCTGGCGCCGCTCCGGTGGGTGCTCCTCCAGTTCGGCGCCTTCATCGTCCTCTGCGGCCTCGTCCACCTGGCCGCCGTCTTCACCTACGCCCGCCCGGActcgcgccgcctcctccttgccttcaccgccgccaaggcgctcgccgccctcgccgcctccgccgccgccgtctccctgcCCACCTTCATCCCGCAGCTGCTCCGCCTCAAGACCCGCGAAGCGCTGCTGCGGGACAAGGCGCGCCAGCTCGACCGCGACGTCTCCCTCGTCAGGCGCCGCCAGGagaccgccgcgcgcgtcgTCCGCGCCATCACGCAGcacgtccgcggcggcggcggctccctcCCGCACGATGACGCGCTCGCCGtcctgcgcgccgccgtgcTCGAACTCTCCGACGCACTGGCCCTCCGCAGCTGCGCCGTCTGGATGCCCGCCGCGGCCAGCGACGGCTCCGGCGTGCTCCACCTGGTCCATCAGCTTCCTGAAGAAGACCACCGTGGCACGACGTCGACGAGTAGGCAGGCCATTTGCGTCAGTGACCCCGACGTGGCCGCCGTCACGGCTAGCAAGAACGCCAAGGTGCTGAGGCCGGGTTCGGCGCTCGGGACGACGTCGGGCCATGGAGCTGCGGCCGCCATACGGATGCCGATGCTGAGGGCGTCCAACTTCGTCGATGCGTCATTGTCAGGATCAGATGAGCAGGGAGGAGGAACTGCCGTGAGCTACGCGATCATTGTCTTGGTTCTTCCGGCTCCACCTCCTACTCCTAAGAATCACAGGAATAGAAGgcctagaggaggaggaggtggaggggggcGAGATTGGAGCAGGCAGGAGCTGGAGAtcgtggaggtggtggcggacCACTTGGCCGTGGCCCTGTCGCATGCGGCGGTGCTGGAGGAGTGGCAGCTGACGCGGTACAAGCTGGCCCAGCGGCAGAGGGCCCTGGCGCAGGCCCGGCACGACGCCGAGGTGGCCGCCAGGGCCAGGGACGCCGCGCAGGTCGCCATGCGCGACGGCGTGCTGAGGCCGATGCACTCCGTCGTGGGGCTGCTCTCCCTGATGCAGGCGCAGCAGCAGGACGAAGCCCTGCCCTGCGCTGAGCGGAGGCTCGCCGTGGGCGCCATGGCCAGGATCGGCGCCCTCTCCTCCACGCTGATCGACGACGTCATGGCGGCGGTGCTGACGCCGACGACGCCCCGCGGTGGCGAgccggcgtcggccgccggccTTACCCTGGCGAGGAGGCCGTTCGACCTCCGCGCGCTGGTGCGGGACGCGGCCGCCGTGTCCGGGTGCCTCGCCCACTGCAGGGGGCTCGGCTTCTCGCACCGGGCGGAGATGAGCTCCCTGCCTGGCGAGTGCTGGGTGGTCGGCGACGAGAGGAGGGTGTTCCACCTCCTGCTGCACATGCTTGGCGTCCTGCTGGACCGGTGCGAGTGCCACTGCCATGGCCTCTGCTTTTGTGTGGAGACTGTGACGGCGGGCGAACAAGATCCGGCCATGTCTGATCACCGGGACTGGATCATCCCAAACTTCTCCGGCTGCAACATGGTGTGCGTCAGGTTCCGGTTTGGGATCGCAAGAATCTTGAGAGATAGCTTGCTGCGTTCGTCCAGCCCACGACCCCATGATATGATCAGAAGAAAGGGAACCGGTACCAGCTCCGTCTGCTCCGAGACGCGGCTAAGCACCGctacgtgcaacaagatcgtgCAT CGTCAGATGATGAATGGCAAGATGTGGCGGGAATCCCCATCAGATTTCGGAGCTCAGCAGGGAGGAGAATCCATGAGCCTCGTCCTGCACTTCCAGCTTGGGTACGGAGTGGCGTCGCCCTCTACCGCCACCTCCCCATCAGGCGGCGGCTTGTACCGCACCGGTGGCGGATTCGGGAtcccctcgccgtcgtcgtccacaATGCCTCCTCAATACCACTTCGACGGGCTGAGGGTCCTGCTCGCGGACGGCGACGACACCAGCCGGGAGGTGACGCGGAAGCTCCTGGAGCGGCTCGGCTGCCAGGTGCTGCCGGTGCCATCGGCGGCGCACTGCCTCAGCCTTCTCCTGGggagcgacgccgccgccggcggcggcactgacCAGCCGCCGTTCGAGTTCCCGTACCTGCAACTCCAGGTGGTGCTGCTTGACCTCCACacgcctgccgctgccggcgctggcgccgccggcgcgacGGAGGATGGGTTCGAGGTGGCCTGCCGGATCCGGGAGCTCACCAGCGACAGCTTCAACTGGCTGCTCATCCTCGTCGCGCTGCCACTGCCGCCGAGGGCGAGCAGCATCGACGTCCGCGACGCGTGCCAACGGACGGGGGTAAACGGCGTCATCCCCAAGCCCATCACGCTGCCGGCGCTGGGAGCTCAGCTCTACAGGGTCCTCCACAATCCACAATGA